In the Entelurus aequoreus isolate RoL-2023_Sb linkage group LG16, RoL_Eaeq_v1.1, whole genome shotgun sequence genome, GATTTTAATTTGGAACAAAGAAGTTGACCTTGCCGATTTTATTTGGCACAAAGAGGCGGACCTTGCCGATTTTATTTATAACAAATAAGCAGACCTTGCCGATTTTATTTGGAACAAAGAGGCTGACCTTGCAGATTTTATTTGGAACAATGAGGCCGACCTTGCCGATTTTATTTGGAACAATGAGGCCGACCTTGACGATTTTATTTGGAACAAAGAGGCCGACCTCGCCGATTTTATTTGGCACAAAGAGGCTGACCTTGCTGATTTTATTTATAACAAATAGCCCGACCTTGCCGATTTTATTTGGAACAAAGAGGCCGACCTTGACGATTTTATTTGGAACAAAGAGGCCGACCTCGCCGATTTTATTTGGAACAAAGAGGCTGACTTTGCCGATTTTATTTGGAACAAAGAGGCTGACTTTGCCGATTTTATTTGGAACAAAGAGGCTGATCTTGCTTGAAGCATAAGTGGTCTGACACAAGACAACGTGCCGATTTTATTTGGCACAAAGAGGCCGACCTATGGatgaaaagcactttataaataaagtttgattgatttatttatagctgtaaaaaaggcttttttggaGGTAAAAGTGACTTCACGGTACTCAACTGAAAGGTCCACTTCCTGCTTTGTAGAGTAGTGGAGAAAAGAAAGAGCCCACAAAGAGTGCACTAGAAGCATCAGTGGTCTGACACAAGACAACTTTATTGAGATGTTAGTACAATCTTGGACGTCATCCTCATCTTCATACAAAGGTTGCTCACTCCAGAATAAAACGAGGACTTTCATGGTACAAGGCAGACAAACGCTGACACGGCAGTGCTTAGCTCAACTTTTCTTTACAGGCTCGCGGGAATTATTGCAAATAAGGAGAAGGCTGTTAGAGTCAAAGATTCGACAAAAGTACAATCGTTGCTGATTCGAAGGTAACTTGTGAGGGGGGCGGGGCAACGCTGCAGCACCAGGAAACACCGTTTAAGAGGTTTTGCGACACACAGATGGCACGACATGGTTCCGGACCAGGAACAGTTCTCCCAGGAGGTGTTCTTCATAACACAAGGCAGGCGTAGGATGATGTCCACCAAACAGGACAGTTCAGCTCCCTACAAGTTTTGCTTGGCAGAGAGGTACGGCACCTAAAGGGGCGGAGCTACACACCGCCGCCTGATGATTGCTTCAATGGAATGTATAGAACCTCCTGACTTGTTTACTTAACGGCGAGCTGAACTGTACGGAAAGGCGGGAGCATTAAAGGCTTTTGAAGGTCGGCCTGAAAAGTCCGGATGGGTTTTTGTCGACCCTGAACGCACACACGATGTAAGGCGGAGAATCTGACACATAGACGACAATTTTGTTGACAAAGTTGTCCTAAAGATGAGAAGCAAAGACGACAAACGGAATGTGGATTGTCGTGAGACCCTGAAGGAAGCGATCGGATGAAATAGTGCAGAACGTGTGTTGACCTCCACAAGAGAACTGGGACAGAACACCTCCAGGGAACGCTAACGCGTTCGTTGCTCTTCACACAAAGACGATTTGGAGAGAACCGCGGTGATTGGCGAACAGAAAAAGGCAAGCGGCGCGGCGGCGACGGTCCGCCCCTGGCTCCTCCCCCCACAAACACGACACGGCAACACGGACAGGCAAGAAGAAACCCGGGAAAGGCCGAGCGGAGGAGCATTACAGTATGGCGCAGGGCTTTTTGTCCTTGAAGGGGTTCTCTGAGGCAGGGATGCCCATGAGCAGGGGGTCGTTCCTGGCCTGCTCGTTGCAGTAATGCATGAGGTCTGCAGAGGCCTTGGACACCTGCGGGAGGACACACAGACACGTCAGCGCACCAACACACACGCCATGTGGGCCCGTTTGCTGGAATAATGATGTGATCGCCATGAGTAGCattgtactagtatagtatcgcagtagttataataataataatacattttacaaaccccgtttccatatgagttgggaaattgtgttagatgtaaatataaacggaatacaatgatttgcaaatcattttcaacccatattcagttgaatatgctacaaagacaacatatttgatgttcaaactgataaacattttttttttgtgcaaataatcattaactttagaatttgatgccagcaacacgtgacaaagaagttgggaaaggtggcaataaatactgataaagttgaggaatgctcatcaaacacttatttggaacatcccacaggtgaacaggcaaattgggaacaggtgggtgccatgattgggtataaaagtagattccatgaaatgctcagtcattcacaaacaaggatggggcgagggtcaccactttgtcaactaatgcgtgagcaaactgttgaacagtttaagaaaaacctttctcaaccagctattgtaaggaatttagggatttcaccatgtacggtccgtaatatcatcaaagggttcagagaatctggagaaatcactgcacataagcagctaagcccgtgaccttcgatccctcaggctgtactgcatcaacaagcgacatcagtgtgtaaaggatatcaccacatgggctcaggaacacttcagaaacccactgtcagtaactacagttggtcgctacatttgtaagtgcaagttaaaactctcctatgcaaggcgaaaaccctttatcaacaacacccagaaacgccgtcggcttcgctgggcctgagctcatctaagatggactaatacaaagtggacaagtgttctgtggtctgacgagtccacatttcaaattgtttttggaaactgtggatgtcgtgtcctccggaccaaagaggaaaagaaccatccggattgttataggcgcatagttgaaaagccagcatctgtgatggtatgggggtgcattagtgcccaagacatgggtaacttacacatctgtgaaggcaccattaatgctgaaaggtacatacaggttttggagcaacatatgttgccatccaagcaacgttaccatggacgcccctgcttatttcagcaagacaatgccaagccacgtgttacatcaacgtggcttcatagtaaaagagtgcgggtactagactggcctgcctgtagtccagacctgtctcccattgaaaatgtgtggcgcattatgaagcctaaaataccacaacggagacccccggactgttgaacaacttaagctgtacatcaagcaagaatgggaaaggattccacctgagaagcttcaaaaatgtgtctcctcagttcccaaacgtttactgagtgttgttaaaaggaaaggccatgtaacacagtggtgaacatgccctttcccaactactttggcatgtgttgcagccatgaaattctaagttaattattatttgcaaaaaaaaaataaagtttatgagtttgaacatcaaatatatgggttgaaaaggatttgcaaatcattgtattctgtttatatttacatctaacacaatttcccaactcatatggaaacggggtttgtacttataaggcgcctttctgggcactcaaggacaccgtacaaaatcaaaagaataaaatcaattggataaaaacaacaacaacaacaagaacaaagatcgataagatttacaatgaataagcagtcaggaataggtgtgttttgagtcttgatttgaagagagATTTTGagtctaagttacgaaggtctggtggtaatgaGTTCCGAAGATgaggggcagagcggctgaaagctcgggcacccatggtggacagtttaaataaggggacagtgagatggatggatgtagaagatcttagggaacgtgagggcgtggcgacatggagcAAGTCAGAGAGATATGACGGATAGCTTTGAAattgaggagaattattttaaagtaatgaatcaaaaaacggtactatactctgtttgaaaagtaccggtttattttttaacgggcatgacggcgcgtcgtcacgtcgtgacattgctggttttacgagcagaggagcatgttcggcagcgcacaatcacggagtgcttacaagcagacacggtgtgtagacggaaaagggagaacggacgcattttggcctaaaacctGATGATAAAGgcgaagctataacactgaaacgccctcaggaagaggtgctttaagacagcggctaacatccatccgcagtctgcagtgttttagctacttctaaatgactaatcctcgtctccatggcgacaaataaagtacgtttcttacaagtatcatccctgcaggacgaggaatagctaaacatgcttcactacacaccgtagctcaccggcatcaaaatgtaaacaaatgtcataGGTGGATTTTTACACCtaccatccactgtaatgataccaagtacaagagcgtatccattacatcgatatatttttttatcatcaaaaaatatttttcccttttttaaatgtattttatgtttataaactcaaggactgttttcactgctggactctagaaagaggttccgcagcctccgtagcagaacctccaggttctgttacagcttcttccctcaggacgtactgtaagactcttgaacgcatcataataatcccctcaattccccccaaaaatggattaactcactggaatataaagacaatataacatacatccataaacgtggatgcatatgcaaaagtgcaatatatttatctgtacagtaatctatgtatttatatctgcaccttattgattttttatcctgcactaccatgagctaatgcaacgacattttgttcttatctgtactgtaaagttcaaatttgaatgacaataaaaaggaagtctaagtgtccctggacacatgaggactttgaatatgaccaatgtatgatcctgtaacgacttggtatcggattcatacctaaatttgtggtatcatccaagtatcaaacaagagaagaataagtgattattacattttaacagaagtgtagatagaacatgttacaacagaaaataagcaga is a window encoding:
- the gng12a gene encoding guanine nucleotide-binding protein G(I)/G(S)/G(O) subunit gamma-12a — protein: MSAKAHSSNNIAQGRRTVQQLRLEASIERIKVSKASADLMHYCNEQARNDPLLMGIPASENPFKDKKPCAIL